A genomic region of Microbacterium schleiferi contains the following coding sequences:
- a CDS encoding DUF4386 domain-containing protein, which produces MTITTDTTRRSAARIAGTGYLALFVLAIFANFVVKQGLIDTTSAAATVEAIRAQESLFRVGLAAFVIIFLIDIAVAWALYVLFAPAGRARSLLVAWFRVVYTVFLGVGAVFMFLGLQIATGTSSLGPEAALLMFEAFDFAWFVGLIAFGGHLVLLGVLIIRSGLAPRLIGGILIVAGGAYAIDTLAHVLVADYAAIAGVMLACVAIPSIVAELAFTIWLLLAGRRSSAVTREDVRVLAPQ; this is translated from the coding sequence ATGACCATCACCACTGACACCACCCGCCGCAGCGCCGCCCGTATCGCCGGCACGGGATATCTCGCCCTGTTCGTCTTGGCCATCTTCGCGAACTTCGTCGTCAAGCAGGGACTCATCGATACGACAAGCGCCGCGGCAACCGTCGAAGCCATCCGAGCGCAGGAGTCCCTCTTCCGCGTCGGTCTCGCGGCCTTCGTGATCATCTTCCTGATCGACATCGCCGTGGCATGGGCACTATATGTACTCTTTGCTCCCGCCGGTCGCGCCCGTTCCCTGCTCGTCGCGTGGTTCCGAGTGGTCTACACCGTCTTCCTCGGCGTCGGCGCGGTCTTCATGTTCCTCGGTCTGCAGATAGCCACCGGCACGTCCTCGCTCGGCCCCGAGGCCGCCCTGCTGATGTTCGAGGCGTTCGACTTCGCATGGTTTGTGGGCCTCATCGCCTTCGGCGGCCACCTCGTGCTGCTGGGCGTCCTCATCATCCGATCCGGCCTCGCACCGCGGCTCATCGGGGGAATCCTCATCGTCGCTGGCGGCGCATACGCGATCGACACGCTGGCGCACGTGCTCGTTGCCGACTATGCCGCCATCGCTGGCGTCATGCTCGCCTGTGTCGCTATCCCCTCGATCGTGGCAGAACTCGCCTTCACCATCTGGCTCCTGCTCGCCGGTCGCCGGTCGAGCGCCGTCACGCGGGAAGACGTTCGCGTTCTCGCCCCACAGTGA
- a CDS encoding branched-chain amino acid aminotransferase, translated as MTLLDTDPDAGLAPLQFQVMRNLQAKSAAERDAILANPGFGTHFTDHMVDVCWSVGGGWHRPQVKPYGPLSLDPAAAVLHYAQEVFEGIKAYRHADGSIHTFRPDQNGRRLQRSARRLALPELPVSYFIQSLEELIAVDGAWVPSGENQSLYLRPFMFAKEAFLGVRPANKVGYYVIASPAGAYFKGGVTPVSIWLSEDYSRAGKGGTGAAKTGGNYASSLLPQSEAYENECDQVVFLDPDGNVEELGGMNIVFVFKDGTVVTPQSDSILEGVTRDSILQLAMDRGHRVEGRNISLREWREGVASGDIVEVFACGTAAVVTPIGVLKGRDFVDQQPVGSLALELRQELTDIQYGHAEDRHGWMHRLDA; from the coding sequence ATGACACTTCTTGACACCGACCCCGACGCCGGCCTTGCACCCCTGCAGTTCCAGGTCATGCGCAACCTGCAGGCCAAGTCGGCTGCTGAGCGCGATGCGATTCTCGCGAACCCCGGCTTCGGCACCCACTTCACCGACCACATGGTCGACGTCTGCTGGTCGGTTGGCGGCGGCTGGCACCGACCGCAGGTGAAGCCCTACGGTCCGCTCTCGCTCGACCCGGCCGCTGCGGTGCTGCACTATGCGCAAGAGGTGTTCGAGGGCATCAAAGCCTACCGTCACGCCGACGGATCGATCCACACGTTCCGTCCCGACCAGAACGGTCGCAGGCTGCAGCGTTCGGCGCGGCGTCTGGCGCTTCCTGAGTTGCCCGTGTCGTACTTCATCCAGTCGCTCGAGGAGCTCATCGCGGTCGACGGCGCGTGGGTGCCGTCAGGCGAGAACCAGAGCCTGTACCTGCGTCCGTTCATGTTCGCCAAGGAAGCATTCCTGGGTGTGCGTCCGGCCAACAAGGTCGGCTACTACGTCATCGCGAGCCCCGCGGGTGCCTATTTCAAGGGCGGCGTGACCCCTGTGTCGATCTGGCTGAGCGAGGACTACTCGCGTGCGGGCAAGGGAGGCACGGGCGCCGCGAAGACCGGCGGCAACTATGCGTCGAGTCTGCTGCCGCAGTCGGAGGCCTACGAGAACGAGTGCGACCAGGTGGTCTTCCTCGATCCGGATGGCAACGTCGAAGAGCTCGGCGGCATGAACATCGTGTTCGTCTTCAAGGACGGCACCGTGGTCACCCCGCAGTCGGACTCGATCCTCGAGGGCGTCACCCGCGACTCGATCCTGCAGCTCGCCATGGATCGCGGACACCGCGTGGAGGGCCGCAACATCTCGCTGCGCGAGTGGCGCGAGGGGGTGGCATCCGGTGACATCGTCGAGGTCTTCGCTTGCGGCACCGCCGCCGTCGTGACTCCTATCGGGGTGCTGAAGGGGCGTGACTTCGTCGACCAGCAGCCCGTGGGCTCGCTCGCACTCGAGCTGCGACAGGAACTCACCGACATCCAGTACGGCCACGCCGAGGATCGTCACGGCTGGATGCACCGCCTCGACGCCTGA
- a CDS encoding MarR family winged helix-turn-helix transcriptional regulator, with product MSNEGGIHLDTSLGYLVKEASNTLRAAMEEVLRPLGMTITHYSCLELLAQRPGLSNSDLARGAFVTRQSMNVLLKALESEGYVTRPAQPPVGRVLPTRLTPLGEERLAQASTAVRAVEQRMLSDLSDDDQDAALRILRSMVRSLQEV from the coding sequence ATGAGCAACGAAGGCGGCATCCATCTCGACACCTCGCTCGGATACCTGGTGAAGGAGGCCTCGAACACCCTGCGTGCGGCAATGGAAGAGGTGCTCCGTCCCTTAGGGATGACGATCACGCACTACTCCTGTCTCGAGTTGCTCGCCCAGCGGCCGGGGCTGTCGAATTCCGACCTGGCGCGCGGTGCTTTCGTCACCCGCCAGTCGATGAACGTGCTCCTGAAGGCGCTCGAGAGCGAGGGCTACGTCACCAGACCCGCCCAGCCGCCTGTCGGAAGGGTTCTCCCCACGCGCCTGACGCCGCTCGGTGAGGAGCGCCTCGCGCAGGCATCCACGGCGGTGCGTGCCGTCGAGCAGCGGATGCTCTCGGACCTCAGCGACGACGATCAGGATGCCGCCCTCCGCATCCTGCGAAGCATGGTGCGGTCTCTCCAAGAGGTGTGA
- a CDS encoding fumarylacetoacetate hydrolase family protein: MRIARFRHEDAIAYGILDEGELIVLAGDPMFAGYDTTGERVPVGEVTLLAPVIPRSKVVCVGKNYLDHAAEMGSEAPGEPLLFLKPNTAVIGPDEPIVRPWQSERTDYEGELAVVMGRIAKNVTAHAALDYVFGYTIGNDVTARDLQRSDGQWARAKGFDTFCPLGPVIETEFDLAGGATLTSRVNGEVRQRGAISDMIHSVPAIIEYVSAAFTLLPGDVILTGTPAGVGPFVAGDVVEIEIDGLGILRNTARDAESPR; encoded by the coding sequence ATGAGGATCGCGCGATTCCGTCACGAGGATGCGATTGCCTACGGCATCCTCGACGAAGGTGAGCTCATCGTGCTCGCCGGCGACCCCATGTTCGCCGGGTACGACACGACGGGGGAGCGGGTTCCCGTCGGCGAGGTGACGTTGCTCGCGCCGGTCATTCCGCGGTCGAAGGTCGTGTGCGTCGGCAAGAACTACCTCGATCACGCCGCCGAGATGGGCAGTGAGGCGCCGGGTGAGCCGTTGCTGTTCCTGAAGCCGAACACCGCCGTCATCGGTCCCGATGAACCGATCGTGCGGCCGTGGCAGTCCGAGCGCACCGACTACGAGGGTGAGCTCGCTGTCGTCATGGGGCGGATCGCGAAGAACGTGACGGCGCATGCTGCGCTGGACTACGTGTTCGGGTACACGATCGGCAACGACGTCACGGCCCGCGACCTGCAGCGTTCGGACGGCCAGTGGGCTCGCGCGAAGGGATTCGACACGTTCTGCCCGCTCGGACCGGTCATCGAGACGGAGTTCGATCTGGCAGGAGGGGCGACGCTCACGAGCCGGGTCAACGGCGAGGTCCGTCAGCGCGGCGCGATCAGCGACATGATCCACTCCGTCCCCGCGATCATCGAGTACGTGTCGGCGGCGTTCACGCTGCTGCCGGGCGATGTCATCCTCACCGGGACCCCCGCCGGTGTCGGGCCGTTCGTCGCGGGAGACGTCGTGGAAATCGAGATCGACGGCCTCGGCATCCTGCGCAACACGGCGCGGGATGCGGAGTCGCCTCGGTGA
- a CDS encoding DUF4386 family protein, which translates to MTTLQKKFGGASASIAAGTFVFGLLLALTILGGYVTATDPSVAVAQLVEHQPLLTLWNIVITILFGIAMVPLAIALRDRTAGTRGAGLGRIAAAFGLMWATVIIAAGMIIGVGITTIATLTETDAAAAETLWLAVDTIGNGLGGGNEVIGAVWVILVSLSAWMGRALPRWISVIGLVAGLAGLATMVPGLSDAGSVFGLAMIVWFSLVGIMLWYFRPAHERLTSAAAPVAASV; encoded by the coding sequence ATGACCACCCTGCAGAAGAAGTTCGGCGGAGCATCCGCCTCCATCGCGGCCGGCACTTTCGTGTTCGGACTGCTCCTGGCACTGACGATCCTGGGCGGCTACGTGACCGCCACCGATCCGAGCGTCGCCGTCGCACAACTCGTCGAGCACCAGCCCCTGCTGACGCTCTGGAACATCGTCATCACCATCCTTTTCGGCATCGCCATGGTGCCGCTTGCCATCGCCCTTCGTGACCGCACCGCCGGCACCCGCGGTGCTGGTCTCGGCCGCATCGCCGCCGCGTTCGGCCTCATGTGGGCAACCGTCATCATCGCCGCCGGCATGATCATCGGCGTCGGAATCACGACGATCGCGACCCTCACTGAGACGGATGCCGCCGCGGCCGAGACACTCTGGCTCGCCGTCGACACGATCGGCAACGGCCTCGGCGGCGGCAACGAAGTCATCGGTGCCGTGTGGGTCATCCTCGTGAGCCTCTCAGCATGGATGGGACGCGCCCTCCCCCGCTGGATCTCCGTCATCGGGCTTGTCGCAGGGCTCGCGGGCCTGGCGACGATGGTCCCGGGCCTCTCGGACGCGGGTTCTGTGTTCGGTCTCGCGATGATCGTGTGGTTCTCGCTCGTGGGCATCATGCTGTGGTACTTCCGACCCGCGCACGAGCGGCTGACATCCGCAGCGGCCCCGGTCGCGGCATCCGTCTGA
- a CDS encoding aminotransferase class V-fold PLP-dependent enzyme has translation MIATDTRADTRAAAPAALPHELIAQEFPAARGYLNASTVGLMAHSTRAAMIDDLDRGCLSHPDISRYTAIVENARDLYAGLVGVTADRVAIGSQTSAFVALIAASLPAGATVLIPDCEFASLVAPFAQAPQGLHVRTAPLAELAAHIDDDVDLVAFALAQSCTGDVADLPEITAAAKAHGARTLCDTTQAVGWLPVDASVCDATICHGYKWLGAPRGVAFMTVSEEYTPHVPALFAGWYSAADPWTSLYGHDHPLAETARRFDVSPAWQAFVGAEAALQLVTRLDADAVHAHTTGLAAHFRERLGLPQPAIPSAIVSWDDPTGDDLARLKDAGISASGRSGRARAAFHFYTTAEDVDGAARALGR, from the coding sequence ATGATCGCCACTGACACGCGAGCCGACACGCGAGCCGCCGCGCCCGCCGCGCTGCCGCACGAGCTCATCGCGCAGGAGTTTCCCGCTGCGCGTGGATATCTCAACGCCTCGACAGTGGGGCTCATGGCTCACTCGACCCGTGCCGCGATGATCGACGATCTCGACCGCGGATGCCTCTCGCACCCGGACATCTCGCGCTATACGGCGATCGTCGAGAACGCCCGGGACCTCTACGCGGGTCTGGTCGGCGTCACGGCAGATCGCGTGGCGATCGGCTCGCAGACATCCGCGTTCGTCGCTCTCATCGCGGCAAGCCTGCCCGCGGGTGCCACGGTCCTCATCCCGGATTGCGAGTTCGCTTCCCTCGTCGCTCCCTTCGCCCAGGCTCCCCAGGGACTTCACGTGCGCACCGCTCCCCTTGCCGAGCTCGCAGCCCACATCGACGACGACGTCGATCTCGTCGCGTTCGCACTCGCACAGTCCTGCACCGGTGACGTCGCTGACCTCCCGGAGATCACCGCGGCCGCGAAGGCCCATGGCGCACGCACGCTGTGCGACACCACCCAGGCCGTGGGGTGGCTGCCGGTCGACGCGTCAGTGTGCGACGCGACGATCTGTCACGGCTACAAGTGGCTCGGTGCTCCGCGCGGCGTCGCGTTCATGACCGTCTCCGAGGAGTACACGCCGCACGTTCCCGCGCTGTTCGCGGGGTGGTATTCGGCTGCCGACCCGTGGACCTCGCTGTACGGGCACGATCACCCGCTCGCCGAGACCGCCCGTCGCTTCGACGTCTCCCCGGCCTGGCAGGCCTTCGTCGGCGCCGAAGCCGCCCTCCAGCTGGTCACGCGCCTGGATGCTGACGCCGTCCACGCTCACACGACGGGACTTGCAGCCCACTTCCGTGAGCGCCTCGGGCTCCCCCAGCCCGCCATTCCGAGTGCAATCGTCAGCTGGGATGACCCGACGGGCGATGACCTCGCGCGACTCAAGGATGCGGGGATTTCCGCCTCCGGACGTTCGGGGCGTGCCCGTGCCGCCTTCCACTTCTATACGACGGCAGAAGACGTCGACGGGGCGGCCCGCGCGCTCGGCCGCTAG
- a CDS encoding GlxA family transcriptional regulator, protein MFDTGGGALHDGGVRHRRVVLVVFDDVQGLDVFGPSDVFYFANWVAEQAGETHPPYEVEIAAAQPGPVRTAAGPALYATRAVSDPDLTPDVMLVAGGLHVEAAADDPVFVADLAALASRSGEVGSICTGALLLARAGLLEGRTATTHWALADTLAHTHPSVEVDADRIFHYDGVWTSAGVTAGIDLSLEIVRTHHGGALAAEVARCLVVYLRRAGGQQQFSAHLAAQASQHPDLADLLAYIADHPDADLTVRALADRAHMSERSFQRLFTTEVGSSPARYVERVRLDAARRLLELTDDGVATVAGRTGFRNAETLHRSFKRVLGVTPTEYRDRFARPAL, encoded by the coding sequence GTGTTTGACACCGGCGGTGGCGCTCTCCACGATGGTGGGGTGCGTCACCGCCGCGTTGTCCTCGTCGTGTTCGACGACGTGCAGGGCCTCGATGTCTTCGGACCGTCGGATGTCTTCTACTTCGCAAACTGGGTCGCCGAGCAGGCCGGTGAGACCCACCCGCCCTACGAGGTCGAGATCGCCGCAGCGCAGCCGGGCCCGGTGCGAACCGCCGCCGGACCCGCGTTGTACGCGACGCGGGCGGTGAGCGACCCGGACCTCACGCCGGACGTCATGCTGGTGGCGGGAGGGTTGCACGTTGAGGCCGCGGCCGACGACCCCGTCTTCGTGGCCGACCTGGCGGCGCTGGCCTCTCGCAGCGGCGAAGTCGGCTCGATCTGCACGGGGGCGCTGCTTCTGGCCCGCGCAGGCCTGCTCGAGGGACGGACCGCGACGACCCACTGGGCTCTCGCCGACACGCTCGCGCACACGCATCCCAGTGTCGAGGTCGACGCCGACCGCATCTTCCACTACGACGGCGTCTGGACCTCGGCCGGTGTGACGGCCGGCATCGACCTCTCGCTCGAGATCGTCCGCACCCACCACGGCGGAGCGCTCGCCGCCGAGGTCGCCCGATGCCTCGTCGTGTATCTCCGCCGCGCCGGGGGCCAACAGCAGTTCTCCGCGCACTTGGCAGCACAGGCTTCGCAGCATCCGGATCTCGCCGATCTGCTCGCCTATATCGCCGACCATCCGGATGCCGATCTCACCGTCCGCGCGCTCGCCGATCGCGCTCACATGAGCGAGCGGAGCTTCCAGCGCCTGTTCACGACCGAGGTCGGGTCGAGTCCCGCGCGCTACGTCGAGCGGGTACGACTGGACGCCGCGCGCCGCCTGCTGGAGCTCACCGACGATGGCGTGGCCACGGTCGCGGGGCGGACCGGGTTCCGCAATGCCGAGACCCTGCACCGGTCGTTCAAGCGCGTGCTCGGGGTGACCCCGACGGAGTATCGAGACCGGTTCGCGCGGCCTGCATTGTAG
- a CDS encoding NAD(P)-dependent alcohol dehydrogenase, translating to MTENKRFAETASDTNVPAVMTAVVQRGYGSPEVLHLEQVAVPSPEAGHVLIRVAAAGLDRGVWHVMAGLPYLVRPMFGMSTPRQPIPGVDVAGTVVGLGPDTDGFAIGDRVFGSAVGSFAEYAVANASSLAAMPEGLSFDEAAAIPVSGLTAIEAVHTHGRVQSGQRVLVTGASGGVGSYAVQLAAAAGAEVTGVASGAKADFVLSLGAVRSIDYTTTNVTDLPDRYDLIVDVNGRLPLGRLIRTLTPTGALVIVGGEDGGRLTGGIQRQFGARLRSAFTRRRLGFFITSEERADLLEVARMVESGALRSTLTTVCPLDEVRQAITDLEAGIVRGKAVLRIAD from the coding sequence ATGACCGAGAACAAGCGCTTCGCCGAGACCGCGAGCGACACGAACGTCCCCGCAGTGATGACAGCCGTTGTCCAGCGTGGCTACGGCAGTCCCGAGGTACTGCACCTCGAACAAGTCGCGGTTCCCAGCCCGGAGGCCGGCCACGTTCTCATCCGGGTGGCCGCCGCAGGGCTCGATCGCGGGGTGTGGCACGTCATGGCGGGGCTCCCCTACCTCGTCCGACCGATGTTCGGCATGAGCACGCCGCGGCAGCCCATCCCCGGAGTCGATGTCGCAGGGACAGTCGTGGGGCTCGGCCCCGACACCGACGGCTTTGCCATCGGTGATCGCGTGTTCGGAAGCGCTGTGGGCAGTTTTGCGGAGTACGCCGTCGCCAACGCGAGCTCGCTCGCCGCCATGCCCGAGGGCCTGAGTTTCGACGAAGCTGCGGCAATTCCTGTGTCGGGCCTCACCGCAATTGAAGCCGTGCATACTCACGGCCGCGTCCAGTCTGGCCAGCGCGTACTCGTCACCGGCGCATCAGGCGGAGTCGGCAGCTACGCGGTGCAGCTGGCCGCAGCAGCCGGCGCCGAGGTGACCGGCGTTGCAAGCGGCGCGAAGGCGGACTTCGTCCTGTCACTCGGCGCCGTGCGGTCGATCGACTACACAACGACGAACGTCACTGACCTACCCGACCGGTACGACCTCATCGTTGATGTGAACGGTCGACTGCCGCTCGGCCGCCTGATTCGCACCCTTACGCCGACCGGCGCGCTCGTCATCGTCGGAGGCGAAGACGGTGGCCGGTTGACCGGTGGCATCCAACGCCAGTTCGGAGCTCGACTGCGCTCTGCCTTCACGCGGCGGCGATTGGGGTTCTTCATCACGTCCGAGGAGCGCGCGGATCTTCTTGAGGTCGCGCGCATGGTCGAGTCGGGGGCTCTCCGCTCGACACTAACCACAGTCTGCCCGCTCGACGAGGTTCGCCAGGCGATCACCGACCTCGAGGCCGGCATTGTCCGCGGTAAGGCCGTCCTACGCATCGCCGACTGA
- a CDS encoding MFS transporter, with the protein MSLSAEWVDDSQEARELAGIQRRTVWVLSVGQVLGGLGFGATVSLGAVLAADIAGDESLSGLAAAGVTLGTAALAVPLAALARRRGRRISLASGMAIALVGVSLVVVAAALRSFPLLLLAFGLVGAGQTANLQSRFAAADLATDATRGRDLSIVVWATTIGAVLGPNLVQPGQAIGDALGMPPLTGPYVFTIVAQALSIVVYLGALRPDPLLVAQTVAQRRRDRVVAQIVKPDRPTSARYAIFANAAAHGVMVSIMAMTPVHMLHHGASLTIIGLTISLHIAGMYALSPVFGILADRVGRIPTIMVGQALLAASLVTVFFGAESNTAVTVALILLGLGWSAATVAGSALLTESSSEARRTTRQGRNDLSMSLVGAIGAITSGIVLGWIGFTGLALVVGVAVIATVLLAPYGRIRPVEPDAQAPDAQPSDAPGATVDEDGGR; encoded by the coding sequence GTGAGCCTGTCCGCCGAGTGGGTTGACGACAGCCAGGAGGCTCGCGAGCTCGCCGGCATCCAGCGGCGCACCGTCTGGGTGCTCTCGGTCGGTCAGGTGTTGGGTGGACTCGGCTTCGGTGCAACCGTCTCCCTCGGCGCGGTCCTAGCCGCAGACATTGCCGGTGACGAGTCGCTGTCGGGGTTGGCCGCAGCGGGCGTGACCCTCGGTACGGCAGCGCTGGCCGTGCCGTTGGCGGCCCTCGCGCGGCGGCGCGGACGACGCATCTCGCTGGCCTCGGGCATGGCAATCGCGCTCGTGGGTGTCTCGCTGGTCGTCGTGGCAGCGGCGCTCCGGTCGTTCCCGCTGCTTCTGCTGGCTTTCGGTCTGGTCGGGGCCGGCCAGACCGCGAACCTGCAGTCGCGGTTTGCCGCGGCGGACCTCGCGACGGATGCCACCCGTGGCCGTGACCTCTCGATCGTGGTCTGGGCGACGACGATCGGTGCCGTCCTGGGCCCGAATCTCGTGCAGCCGGGGCAGGCGATCGGTGACGCGCTGGGGATGCCGCCCCTGACGGGACCGTACGTCTTCACGATCGTTGCGCAGGCGCTGAGCATCGTCGTCTACCTGGGTGCGCTTCGGCCCGACCCGCTCCTGGTGGCCCAGACGGTTGCGCAGCGCCGCCGCGACAGGGTCGTGGCGCAGATCGTCAAGCCCGACCGCCCGACCTCAGCCCGGTACGCGATTTTCGCGAACGCCGCCGCGCACGGGGTCATGGTGTCGATCATGGCGATGACGCCCGTGCACATGCTCCACCACGGGGCGAGTCTCACGATCATCGGTCTGACGATCAGTCTGCACATCGCCGGGATGTACGCCCTCTCGCCGGTGTTCGGCATCCTGGCCGACCGCGTGGGACGCATCCCCACGATCATGGTCGGTCAGGCGCTGCTCGCGGCGTCGCTTGTGACCGTCTTCTTCGGCGCCGAGTCGAACACGGCAGTGACTGTCGCGCTGATTCTGCTCGGTCTCGGATGGAGCGCCGCGACCGTGGCAGGCTCAGCACTGTTGACCGAATCGTCATCGGAGGCTCGTCGCACGACCCGTCAGGGGCGCAATGACCTCTCGATGAGCCTTGTCGGTGCGATCGGAGCGATCACGTCGGGGATCGTCCTCGGGTGGATCGGGTTCACGGGGCTGGCGCTCGTCGTCGGCGTCGCGGTGATCGCGACCGTGCTTCTCGCGCCGTATGGTCGCATCCGTCCGGTTGAACCGGATGCGCAGGCCCCGGATGCTCAGCCCTCGGATGCGCCGGGCGCGACGGTCGACGAGGACGGCGGACGCTAG
- a CDS encoding TetR/AcrR family transcriptional regulator, translating to MPQSRPQARGGLDRDRIVDGAVALADDIGLEPLTIRRLADHLGVRPMTIYHYVKNKDDIVDGMVGRVFDEVERPSTDVPWKDAIASRARSLREALRRHPWAIPIMESRRTPGSDILDHHEALMSVWLSTGFPLAVVAHGLVVVDAFVYGFALQEAALPLGGGGGDLAEASDQIIAPLSAEAYPSLLRFTAEYVMQPGYDFRDSFEAGLGIVLDGIERRGVEIGGRSRVSGSSGADSSLL from the coding sequence ATGCCGCAGTCACGGCCACAAGCGCGTGGAGGGCTCGACCGCGATCGGATCGTCGACGGTGCGGTGGCGCTGGCGGACGATATCGGGCTTGAGCCCCTCACCATCCGCCGTCTGGCCGACCACCTCGGTGTGCGCCCGATGACGATCTACCACTACGTCAAGAACAAGGACGACATCGTCGACGGGATGGTCGGTCGCGTCTTTGACGAGGTGGAACGGCCCTCGACGGACGTGCCCTGGAAGGACGCGATCGCGAGCCGCGCTCGCTCGCTCCGAGAGGCTCTGCGCAGGCACCCCTGGGCGATCCCCATCATGGAGTCACGTCGTACGCCGGGCTCTGACATCCTCGACCATCACGAGGCGCTGATGTCCGTGTGGCTCAGCACCGGGTTTCCACTCGCGGTTGTTGCGCACGGCCTCGTGGTGGTGGACGCTTTCGTCTACGGCTTCGCGCTGCAGGAGGCCGCCTTGCCGCTTGGCGGCGGCGGGGGTGATCTCGCCGAGGCCAGCGACCAGATCATCGCACCCCTCTCGGCGGAGGCGTATCCGTCGCTCTTGCGCTTCACCGCCGAGTACGTGATGCAGCCGGGCTACGATTTTCGCGACTCGTTCGAGGCGGGTCTCGGGATCGTTCTGGACGGCATCGAGCGCCGAGGTGTCGAGATCGGCGGCCGGTCGCGGGTCTCAGGCTCCAGCGGAGCGGATTCGTCACTCCTCTGA
- a CDS encoding dipeptidase gives MLWDQHTCLEVSISADVQELARYTRPGGALLSVNVGYSPHSLTDTLRTAAHFTAQISGIPGLERATRLEDVDRIVAGGHLAIVFDLEDAGPLDGSLENLTLLHDAGVRTLAPTYNFANKAGHGCLDPVDMGLTAWGRDLVSELNEIGIVPDGSHGSIRTGLDLCEVSSRPIIYSHSCMRAVWDHPRNITDEQARACADTGGVVGITGVGIFLGPNTPTLEAMIAHIEYAVELVGIEHVGVSSDYSFDHADFLIEIQNTPERFDESYTRWGPIEWMPPERFLGLADALQNRGWQRDDITAVLGGNFRRVAGASWA, from the coding sequence ATGCTCTGGGATCAGCACACGTGCCTCGAGGTGAGCATCTCTGCTGACGTCCAGGAACTGGCGCGGTACACCCGGCCCGGCGGCGCGCTCCTCTCCGTCAACGTCGGCTACTCGCCCCATTCACTGACTGACACCCTCCGAACAGCCGCGCACTTCACGGCGCAGATCTCCGGGATACCCGGTCTGGAGCGAGCAACACGCCTGGAGGACGTCGACCGCATCGTCGCCGGTGGCCACCTCGCGATCGTGTTCGATCTCGAGGACGCCGGCCCGCTCGATGGCAGCCTCGAAAATCTCACCCTGCTCCACGACGCCGGTGTCCGCACGCTCGCCCCGACCTATAACTTCGCCAACAAGGCAGGGCACGGATGCCTGGATCCGGTCGACATGGGCCTGACGGCGTGGGGGCGCGATCTGGTCTCCGAGCTGAACGAGATCGGAATCGTGCCCGACGGATCCCACGGCAGCATCCGCACCGGACTCGACCTGTGCGAGGTCTCCTCCCGCCCGATCATCTACAGCCACTCATGCATGCGCGCCGTGTGGGACCATCCGCGCAACATCACCGACGAGCAGGCTCGTGCGTGCGCCGACACGGGTGGGGTCGTGGGAATCACGGGCGTCGGGATCTTCCTCGGACCCAACACGCCAACGCTCGAGGCGATGATCGCGCACATCGAGTACGCGGTCGAGCTGGTCGGTATCGAGCATGTCGGAGTCAGCAGCGACTACTCCTTCGATCACGCCGACTTCCTCATCGAGATCCAGAACACGCCCGAGCGCTTTGATGAGAGCTACACCCGGTGGGGCCCGATTGAGTGGATGCCGCCCGAGCGGTTCCTCGGGCTCGCCGACGCACTGCAGAACCGCGGATGGCAGCGTGACGACATCACCGCCGTGCTTGGAGGCAACTTCCGTCGCGTCGCGGGCGCTTCCTGGGCGTAA